A part of Amycolatopsis camponoti genomic DNA contains:
- a CDS encoding LysR family transcriptional regulator gives MELRTLRYFVAVAEELHFGRAAARLHMSQPPLSRAIKQLEADVGAVLLVRSAAGVALTPAGAALLEEARSLLEQAERARARVAGVATITVGLLADSADPDATRLADAYRRQHPDVEVRVRDTDLTDPTCGLRAGLVDVALTRGPFDETGLTVHRLREDRVGAVLRADDPLAGRDHLELAELAGRRWFRFPDGTDPVWQEYWHGGEPREGPVVRAVQECLQAVLWNGTVGLMPLGHRPPGELTVVPVTDLAPNPVVVAWKDASPLVRSFAALAAAAYQTTGGRRTS, from the coding sequence GTGGAGCTGCGCACGCTGCGGTACTTCGTGGCCGTCGCCGAAGAACTCCACTTCGGCCGGGCCGCCGCGCGGCTGCACATGAGCCAGCCGCCGCTGAGCCGTGCCATCAAGCAGCTGGAAGCCGACGTCGGGGCCGTGCTGCTGGTGCGGTCGGCCGCGGGCGTCGCGCTCACCCCGGCCGGCGCGGCCCTGCTCGAGGAGGCGCGCTCCCTCCTGGAGCAGGCCGAACGGGCGCGGGCGCGCGTGGCCGGAGTCGCGACGATCACCGTCGGCCTCCTCGCCGACAGCGCCGACCCGGACGCGACGCGGCTGGCCGACGCCTACCGCCGGCAGCACCCGGACGTCGAGGTCCGCGTCCGTGACACGGACCTGACCGACCCGACGTGCGGGCTGCGCGCCGGGCTCGTCGACGTCGCCCTGACCCGCGGGCCGTTCGACGAGACCGGCCTGACCGTGCACCGGCTGCGTGAAGACCGGGTGGGCGCGGTGCTGCGCGCCGACGATCCACTGGCCGGCCGCGACCACCTGGAGCTGGCCGAACTGGCCGGCCGGCGCTGGTTCCGGTTTCCGGACGGCACCGACCCCGTCTGGCAGGAGTACTGGCACGGCGGCGAACCCCGCGAGGGGCCGGTGGTACGCGCGGTGCAGGAGTGCCTGCAGGCCGTGCTCTGGAACGGGACCGTCGGGCTGATGCCGCTCGGCCACCGGCCGCCGGGCGAGCTGACCGTCGTCCCGGTCACCGACCTGGCGCCGAACCCGGTGGTCGTCGCGTGGAAGGACGCGAGCCCGCTGGTCCGGTCGTTCGCGGCGCTCGCGGCGGCGGCGTATCAGACGACCGGCGGGCGCCGGACGTCGTAG
- a CDS encoding suppressor of fused domain protein, producing the protein MPSRAERYVAHLDTLTGSTEPRLQPIPSTHDGLDDVIAFVYADEPEPRYLTGVTYGLSLADHAEWHGVKPELWISVRSDDPVWALAIGYLAEQLRGTCPFVYGDTIDFGEPIAPESRMTAFAVCAPAGLDAHQYTLIDIGGAPISIAGCFPVHDTERKYIREHGIDAFWQLDWDLYDVRRPPVV; encoded by the coding sequence ATGCCGAGCCGTGCCGAGCGGTATGTCGCCCATCTCGACACCCTGACCGGGAGCACCGAGCCCCGGCTGCAGCCGATCCCGTCGACCCACGACGGGCTCGACGACGTCATCGCGTTCGTCTACGCCGACGAGCCGGAGCCGAGATACCTGACCGGGGTGACGTACGGCCTTTCGCTGGCCGACCACGCCGAGTGGCACGGCGTGAAACCCGAGCTGTGGATCAGCGTCCGGTCCGACGACCCGGTGTGGGCGCTGGCCATCGGCTACCTCGCCGAGCAGCTGCGGGGCACCTGCCCGTTCGTCTACGGCGACACGATCGACTTCGGCGAGCCGATCGCGCCAGAGTCCCGGATGACCGCTTTCGCCGTGTGCGCGCCCGCGGGCCTCGACGCGCACCAGTACACGCTGATCGACATCGGCGGCGCGCCCATCAGCATCGCCGGCTGCTTCCCGGTGCACGACACCGAGCGGAAGTACATCCGCGAGCACGGCATCGACGCGTTCTGGCAGCTGGACTGGGACCTCTACGACGTCCGGCGCCCGCCGGTCGTCTGA
- a CDS encoding NAD(P)/FAD-dependent oxidoreductase gives MRVLVIGSGIGGAATAWHLAGRGTEVVVADAARPGTATEAGAGIVSPWTSRWEDALYPLASAAGRYYREFTAALEDSSFEVVGGMVVSAEESELAEAHERLTARAADAPEIGEIRRLDPDQARELFPALAPGLGAVHLAGAGRVDGHRLRRALLADAGRRGAKFVEGEVAFRADGTVAGSEGPLEADSIVVAAGAWSRELLAPLGIDLPVTPHRGQISHFDLPDTDTSAWPVVLPRTSHYLLAFGGGRVVAGATREAESGFDYRVTAAGQREVLDNALTVAPGLANATLAETRVGFRPGTPDGLPILGALRPGLAVSTGFGAGGLTNAPFAGKLVASVALGEDPGFDLTPFAPDRF, from the coding sequence ATGCGAGTCCTCGTGATCGGCAGTGGAATCGGCGGCGCGGCAACGGCCTGGCACCTGGCGGGCCGGGGCACGGAGGTGGTCGTGGCGGACGCGGCCCGGCCGGGGACGGCCACCGAAGCCGGCGCCGGGATCGTGAGCCCGTGGACGTCGCGCTGGGAAGACGCGCTGTACCCGCTCGCCTCGGCGGCCGGGCGGTACTACCGCGAGTTCACGGCCGCACTCGAGGATTCTTCGTTCGAGGTCGTCGGCGGCATGGTCGTCTCGGCTGAGGAAAGCGAACTGGCCGAGGCCCACGAAAGGCTGACCGCGCGCGCCGCGGACGCGCCCGAAATCGGCGAAATCCGGCGGCTCGACCCGGATCAGGCGCGAGAGCTGTTCCCCGCGCTGGCGCCCGGGCTGGGCGCGGTGCACCTCGCCGGCGCGGGTCGCGTCGACGGCCACCGGTTACGCCGGGCGCTCCTGGCGGATGCCGGGCGACGGGGCGCGAAGTTCGTCGAAGGCGAGGTCGCGTTCCGGGCCGACGGGACGGTCGCGGGTTCCGAAGGCCCGCTGGAAGCGGACAGCATCGTGGTCGCGGCCGGCGCGTGGAGCCGGGAACTGCTGGCACCGCTGGGGATCGACCTGCCGGTGACGCCGCACCGCGGCCAGATCAGCCACTTCGACCTGCCGGACACGGACACGTCGGCGTGGCCGGTGGTGCTGCCCCGCACGAGCCACTACCTCCTGGCGTTCGGCGGCGGCCGGGTGGTGGCGGGCGCGACGCGCGAGGCGGAGTCGGGCTTCGACTACCGCGTGACGGCGGCGGGCCAGCGCGAGGTGCTCGACAACGCGCTGACGGTGGCCCCGGGCCTGGCGAACGCGACACTGGCCGAGACGCGGGTGGGCTTCCGCCCGGGCACGCCCGACGGCTTGCCGATCCTCGGGGCACTGCGGCCGGGGCTGGCGGTGTCGACGGGCTTCGGCGCGGGCGGGCTGACGAACGCGCCGTTCGCGGGGAAGCTGGTCGCCTCGGTGGCGCTGGGGGAGGACCCGGGGTTCGACTTGACACCGTTCGCCCCGGACCGCTTTTGA
- the yaaA gene encoding peroxide stress protein YaaA, producing MLVLLPPSETKADGGRGGPLDLGALSFPELNPARAKLADALVELARDVPGSVAALGLTERQSGEVARNAELLTSPTMPALRRYTGVLYDALDVKSFTKAGLEKAHRRLAVTSSLFGVVSATDPIPAYRLSGGNSLPSLGTVRGHWKPVLEPVLQQVEGLVVDLRSGTYSAFAKLRPDAVTVRVVTENAHGERVTVSHFNKAYKGRLARELAITRAEPSTVDQLLKVIRRAGMTVERTGDHALELVTEG from the coding sequence GTGCTGGTGCTCCTCCCTCCCTCCGAGACCAAGGCCGACGGCGGCCGCGGCGGCCCCCTCGACCTGGGCGCGCTGTCGTTCCCCGAGCTGAACCCGGCCCGCGCGAAGCTCGCCGACGCGCTCGTCGAGCTGGCGCGTGACGTCCCGGGCAGCGTCGCGGCCCTGGGTCTCACCGAGCGCCAGTCCGGCGAGGTGGCGCGCAACGCGGAGCTGCTGACGTCGCCGACGATGCCGGCACTGCGCCGCTACACCGGCGTCCTGTACGACGCGCTCGACGTGAAGAGCTTCACGAAGGCGGGCCTGGAGAAGGCCCACCGGCGGCTGGCGGTGACGTCGTCGCTGTTCGGCGTGGTGTCGGCGACCGACCCGATTCCCGCGTACCGGCTGTCCGGCGGGAACTCGCTGCCGTCGCTCGGGACGGTCCGCGGGCACTGGAAGCCGGTGCTCGAACCGGTGTTGCAGCAGGTGGAAGGCCTGGTCGTGGACCTGCGCTCGGGCACGTACTCGGCGTTCGCGAAGCTGCGCCCGGACGCGGTGACGGTCCGCGTGGTGACGGAGAACGCCCACGGCGAGCGCGTGACGGTCAGCCACTTCAACAAGGCGTACAAGGGCCGCCTGGCGCGCGAACTGGCGATCACGCGGGCGGAACCGTCCACTGTGGACCAGCTGCTGAAGGTGATCCGAAGGGCGGGCATGACGGTCGAGCGCACGGGCGACCACGCGCTGGAGCTGGTCACGGAGGGCTGA
- a CDS encoding 8-amino-7-oxononanoate synthase has product MTTPPALPPEEVFDWLDTEAEKRANAGLVRQLRPRPAKTDELDLAGNDYLGLARDKRVAGAAAAAALRWGAGSTGSRLVTGSTELHTELELDLARFCGVQAALVFSSGFAANLGAVTALSGSESAIVTDKYIHASLIEGCRLSRADVAAVAHATPSAIENALATRRKPRALVVTDSVFSVDGDLAPLAELAGICRSHGAAMLVDDAHGFGILGDGGRGAVHAAGLSGAPDVVTTLTLSKSLGAQGGAVLGPRRVIKHLVDTARSFIFDTALAPASAAAALAALHALKEEPGLAGKVLENAGNLAMSLQAAGLKASLPDAAVISVQAPSAEAAVAWAGACAEQGIRVGCFRPPSVPDGISRLRLTARADLTESDVDRAVKVITATAPRGATA; this is encoded by the coding sequence GTGACTACGCCGCCGGCTCTCCCGCCCGAAGAGGTTTTCGACTGGCTCGACACCGAGGCGGAGAAGCGGGCGAACGCGGGGCTCGTGCGGCAGCTGCGCCCGCGTCCCGCGAAGACGGACGAGCTGGACCTGGCCGGCAACGACTACCTCGGGCTGGCCCGCGATAAGCGCGTCGCCGGGGCCGCCGCGGCCGCCGCGCTGCGCTGGGGCGCCGGGTCGACCGGCTCCCGGCTGGTCACCGGATCCACCGAGCTGCACACCGAGCTGGAACTGGACCTCGCCCGGTTCTGCGGCGTGCAGGCGGCGCTGGTGTTCTCCTCCGGCTTCGCCGCGAACCTCGGAGCGGTGACGGCGCTGTCGGGGTCCGAGTCCGCGATCGTCACCGACAAGTACATCCACGCGTCGCTGATCGAAGGCTGCCGGCTCTCGCGGGCCGACGTCGCCGCGGTCGCGCACGCGACGCCGTCGGCGATCGAGAACGCGCTGGCGACCCGGCGGAAACCGCGGGCGCTGGTGGTGACCGACTCGGTGTTCTCGGTCGACGGCGACCTCGCCCCGCTCGCCGAGCTGGCCGGGATCTGCCGTTCGCACGGCGCGGCGATGCTGGTCGACGACGCACACGGCTTCGGCATCCTCGGCGACGGCGGCCGGGGCGCCGTCCACGCGGCCGGGCTGTCGGGCGCGCCCGACGTCGTCACGACGTTGACGCTGTCGAAGTCCCTCGGCGCCCAGGGCGGGGCGGTGCTGGGGCCGCGTCGCGTGATCAAGCACCTGGTGGACACGGCTCGCAGCTTCATCTTCGACACCGCTTTGGCGCCCGCGAGCGCCGCCGCCGCGCTGGCCGCGTTGCACGCGCTGAAGGAGGAGCCGGGGCTGGCGGGGAAGGTGCTGGAGAACGCGGGCAACCTGGCGATGTCGTTGCAGGCGGCCGGGCTGAAGGCGAGCCTGCCGGACGCGGCCGTGATCTCGGTTCAGGCGCCGTCCGCGGAGGCGGCTGTCGCGTGGGCGGGGGCGTGCGCGGAGCAGGGCATCCGCGTCGGGTGCTTCCGGCCGCCGTCGGTGCCGGACGGCATCTCGCGGCTGCGGCTGACCGCGCGGGCCGACCTCACGGAGTCCGATGTGGACCGCGCGGTGAAGGTGATCACGGCGACGGCGCCTCGGGGTGCGACCGCCTGA
- a CDS encoding DEAD/DEAH box helicase translates to MTVTFNSGPSSTSAHADRPDRRPRQRPAGGDMLRDDAVETVATKTFAQLGLPEPLLRALADAGITSPFPIQSATIPDALAGRDVLGRAQTGSGKTLAFGLAMLARLADGKARPKRPRALILVPTRELAMQVADSLTPLAKSLGLWCRTAVGGMAFARQADALSRGVDLLIATPGRLSDHVRQGTAHLGDCNFIALDEADQMADMGFMPQVREIMDLTPPGGQRLLFSATLDGDVNRLVRQYLTDPVTHSVAPSTASVDTMDHHVLQVSHQDKQDIITQIGAREGRTIMFVRTKHHVDRLTERLREQGVNAQALHGGKTQGQRNRVLADFKEGHSPVLVATDVAARGIHVDNISLVLHVDPAADHKDYLHRAGRTARAGASGVVVTLVTNDQRRMVKRMTDRAGVRAESTMVRPGDEALTRITGAQEPSGEPVIERRRENPRRGGGGFRGGDRGFGGSGRGGYRGDRDRGGDRGTYGGDRGDRGGDRGGYHQGSREGAGNREGRPAGFGGRSRQPRSGNGGGYGRPSRGPRRGYDS, encoded by the coding sequence GTGACCGTCACGTTCAACTCCGGCCCTTCCTCGACGTCCGCGCACGCGGACCGTCCCGACCGTCGGCCGCGTCAGCGCCCCGCCGGTGGGGACATGCTGCGCGACGACGCAGTCGAGACCGTGGCCACCAAGACCTTCGCCCAGCTCGGCCTGCCGGAGCCGCTGCTCCGCGCGCTGGCCGACGCGGGCATCACCAGCCCCTTCCCGATCCAGTCCGCGACCATCCCGGACGCCCTGGCCGGCCGCGACGTGCTGGGCCGCGCCCAGACCGGCTCCGGCAAGACCCTCGCCTTCGGCCTGGCCATGCTGGCCCGGCTCGCCGACGGCAAGGCCCGCCCGAAGCGCCCCCGCGCGCTGATCCTCGTCCCGACCCGCGAGCTGGCCATGCAGGTGGCCGACTCGCTGACCCCGCTGGCCAAGTCGCTCGGCCTGTGGTGCCGCACGGCCGTCGGCGGCATGGCGTTCGCCCGTCAGGCCGACGCGCTCTCCCGCGGCGTCGACCTGCTGATCGCCACCCCGGGCCGGCTGTCGGACCACGTCCGGCAGGGCACCGCGCACCTGGGCGACTGCAACTTCATCGCGCTCGACGAGGCCGACCAGATGGCGGACATGGGCTTCATGCCGCAGGTCCGCGAGATCATGGACCTCACCCCGCCGGGTGGGCAGCGGCTGCTGTTCTCGGCGACGCTCGACGGTGACGTCAACCGCCTGGTCCGGCAGTACCTGACCGACCCGGTCACGCACTCGGTCGCGCCGTCGACCGCGAGCGTCGACACCATGGACCACCACGTGCTCCAGGTGTCGCACCAGGACAAGCAGGACATCATCACGCAGATCGGCGCCCGCGAGGGCCGCACGATCATGTTCGTGCGGACCAAGCACCACGTCGACCGCCTCACCGAGCGCCTGCGCGAGCAGGGCGTGAACGCGCAGGCCCTGCACGGCGGCAAGACGCAGGGGCAGCGCAACCGCGTCCTGGCCGACTTCAAGGAAGGCCACTCGCCGGTGCTCGTCGCCACGGACGTCGCCGCGCGCGGCATCCACGTCGACAACATCTCGCTGGTGCTGCACGTCGACCCGGCGGCCGACCACAAGGACTACCTCCACCGCGCGGGCCGCACGGCGCGCGCCGGGGCGTCCGGTGTCGTCGTCACGCTGGTCACCAACGACCAGCGCCGCATGGTCAAGCGGATGACCGACCGGGCCGGCGTCCGCGCCGAGTCCACGATGGTCCGTCCGGGTGACGAAGCGCTGACCCGCATCACCGGTGCCCAGGAGCCCAGCGGCGAGCCGGTCATCGAGCGTCGGCGCGAGAACCCGCGTCGCGGTGGCGGCGGTTTCCGCGGCGGCGACCGTGGCTTCGGCGGTTCGGGTCGCGGCGGCTACCGCGGCGACCGTGACCGTGGCGGCGACCGCGGCACCTACGGCGGCGACCGTGGTGACCGCGGGGGCGACCGCGGCGGGTACCACCAGGGCTCCCGTGAGGGTGCCGGCAACCGTGAAGGCCGTCCCGCCGGCTTCGGTGGCCGCAGCCGTCAGCCGCGCTCGGGCAACGGCGGTGGCTACGGCCGCCCGAGCCGTGGCCCGCGTCGCGGCTACGACAGCTGA
- a CDS encoding cytidine deaminase produces the protein MGVDQELVDAAIALARGRFGGTPWSGAAALRLDDGTILTSTAPEFPNQGVSLCHETGAICEAFKLDRRVTGSVCVTAADEDRGYWVLAPCGVCQERLFAHGPDVEVAVPEPADPRRWRALRLRDVQPHWFARVFPDDVWPYETRQPS, from the coding sequence ATGGGAGTCGATCAGGAACTGGTGGACGCGGCGATCGCGTTGGCGCGCGGCCGCTTCGGGGGGACACCGTGGTCCGGCGCGGCCGCGCTGCGTCTCGACGACGGCACGATACTGACGAGCACGGCACCGGAGTTCCCGAACCAGGGGGTCAGCCTGTGCCACGAAACCGGTGCGATCTGCGAAGCCTTCAAGCTGGACCGCCGCGTGACGGGCTCGGTGTGCGTCACCGCCGCCGACGAAGACCGCGGCTACTGGGTCCTGGCGCCCTGCGGGGTCTGCCAGGAACGGCTCTTCGCCCACGGCCCGGACGTCGAGGTCGCCGTGCCCGAGCCCGCCGACCCGCGCCGGTGGCGGGCGCTGCGGCTGCGGGACGTCCAGCCGCACTGGTTCGCGCGCGTCTTCCCCGACGACGTCTGGCCCTACGAGACCCGGCAGCCGAGCTGA
- a CDS encoding MBL fold metallo-hydrolase, which produces MTDMTDPAVQVAGAREIAPDLLVIPNHGVDLVPNIGVIGGTEAVLVVDTGLGTANASEVLAFATSVAAGRRLFLTTTHFHPEHAYGAQVFAGAATYLVNRGQADDLTTKGAGYLRMFRGLDPAIAARLEDVRIPVPDEVYDGSHELDLGGRTVRLRPTGRGHTLGDQVVEVPDAGVLFTGDLAETGQFAILPWFPPHDTDVTGAGWLSVLDRLVSDGPRVVVPGHGEVGGVAVLTDVRDYLSELRDETWRRRDSGLGVETIAAEVRAVLVERHPEWAGQEWIEPGVGCLCAEHDAARA; this is translated from the coding sequence ATGACCGACATGACCGATCCCGCCGTCCAGGTGGCCGGCGCCCGCGAAATCGCCCCGGACCTGCTGGTGATCCCGAACCACGGCGTCGACCTCGTGCCCAACATCGGCGTCATCGGCGGCACAGAGGCCGTGCTGGTCGTCGACACGGGCCTGGGCACCGCGAACGCGTCGGAGGTGCTCGCGTTCGCGACGTCGGTGGCCGCCGGCCGCCGCCTCTTCTTGACGACAACGCATTTCCACCCGGAGCACGCCTACGGCGCGCAGGTGTTCGCCGGTGCCGCCACCTACCTGGTCAACCGCGGCCAAGCGGACGACCTGACCACCAAGGGCGCGGGTTACCTCCGGATGTTCCGAGGCTTGGACCCGGCGATCGCGGCCCGCCTGGAGGACGTCCGGATCCCGGTCCCGGACGAGGTCTACGACGGCTCGCACGAGCTGGACCTGGGCGGCCGGACGGTCCGGCTGCGGCCCACGGGCCGGGGCCACACCCTCGGTGACCAGGTCGTCGAGGTGCCGGACGCGGGCGTGCTGTTCACCGGCGACCTGGCCGAGACCGGGCAGTTCGCGATCCTCCCGTGGTTCCCGCCGCACGACACGGACGTCACCGGCGCCGGGTGGCTTTCGGTCCTGGACCGGCTGGTTTCGGACGGGCCCCGCGTGGTGGTGCCCGGCCACGGAGAGGTCGGCGGCGTCGCGGTGCTCACCGACGTCCGTGACTACCTGAGCGAGCTGCGGGACGAGACCTGGCGCCGGCGAGACTCGGGTCTCGGCGTGGAGACCATCGCCGCCGAGGTGCGGGCGGTGCTCGTCGAGCGCCATCCGGAGTGGGCCGGACAAGAGTGGATCGAGCCGGGTGTCGGGTGCCTGTGCGCCGAGCATGACGCCGCCCGAGCCTGA
- a CDS encoding phytoene desaturase family protein, with protein MDSYDVVVVGGGHNGLVAAAYLARAGRSVLVLERRGETGGAAVSFRAFDGVDVRLSRYSYLVSLLPAKIVADLGLDVRLKRRRMSSYTPTGDSGLLVDTGDDGRTAESFRAVTGSTSDFAAWRRFSELTGGVAERVFGTLTEPLLSEVDFRSRVGGADAWSVLFERPIGETLTSWFGDDTVRGVVLTDALIGTFAAAGDEDLRQNRCLLYHVIGGGTGDWDVPVGGMGAVTSSLAAVAAAAGARLVTGAEVLSVDPDCEVRYRRDDTEHVVRGGHVLANVAPATLARLLGEEPPERSEGAQLKVNMVLSRLPKLRDPHADPAEAFGGTFHVNETFSQLETAYREAAAGKIPTLPPCEIYCHSLTDPSILGPAERAAGVQTLTLFGLHMPARLFEGRNEEAREAALRATLASLNSVLAEPIEDCLLTAPDGKPCVEAKTPLDLESELGLPAGHIFHRDLAWPFATDPAQEGKWGVETPHERVLLCGAGAVRGGGVSGIPGHNAAMAVLGVDAG; from the coding sequence ATGGATTCCTACGACGTCGTGGTCGTCGGCGGTGGTCACAACGGGCTGGTGGCGGCCGCGTACCTGGCTCGGGCGGGCCGGTCGGTGCTCGTGCTCGAACGGCGCGGGGAGACCGGTGGCGCCGCCGTGTCGTTCCGCGCGTTCGACGGCGTCGACGTCCGGCTTTCGCGCTATTCCTACCTGGTCAGCCTGCTGCCGGCGAAGATCGTGGCCGACCTCGGCCTCGACGTGCGGCTGAAGCGGCGCCGGATGTCGTCCTACACACCCACGGGCGACTCGGGTCTCCTTGTCGACACGGGCGACGACGGCCGGACGGCGGAGTCGTTCCGCGCGGTCACCGGGTCCACATCGGACTTCGCCGCGTGGCGCCGGTTCTCGGAGCTGACCGGCGGTGTCGCCGAACGCGTCTTCGGCACGCTCACCGAGCCACTTCTGTCCGAAGTGGACTTCCGCTCGCGGGTGGGCGGCGCCGACGCGTGGTCGGTGTTGTTCGAGCGGCCGATCGGCGAGACGCTCACGTCCTGGTTCGGTGACGACACGGTCCGCGGCGTCGTGCTCACCGACGCGCTGATCGGCACGTTCGCCGCGGCGGGTGACGAGGACCTGCGGCAGAACAGGTGCCTGCTCTACCACGTGATCGGCGGCGGAACCGGCGACTGGGACGTCCCGGTCGGCGGCATGGGCGCGGTGACGAGCTCGCTGGCGGCGGTGGCCGCCGCGGCGGGCGCGCGGCTCGTGACCGGGGCGGAGGTGCTCTCGGTCGATCCGGACTGCGAGGTGCGCTACCGCCGCGACGACACCGAACACGTGGTTCGCGGCGGCCACGTCCTGGCGAACGTCGCACCGGCCACGCTGGCGCGGCTGCTGGGCGAGGAGCCGCCGGAGCGGTCGGAAGGCGCGCAGCTGAAGGTGAACATGGTGCTGTCCCGGCTGCCGAAGCTGCGCGACCCGCACGCGGACCCGGCGGAGGCGTTCGGCGGCACGTTCCACGTCAACGAGACGTTCAGCCAGCTGGAGACGGCCTACCGCGAGGCGGCGGCGGGGAAGATCCCCACGCTGCCGCCGTGCGAGATCTATTGTCATTCGCTGACGGACCCGTCGATCCTCGGGCCGGCCGAACGCGCGGCGGGCGTGCAGACGCTGACGTTGTTCGGCCTGCACATGCCGGCCCGCCTCTTCGAGGGGCGCAACGAAGAGGCGCGCGAAGCGGCGTTGCGCGCGACGCTGGCTTCGTTGAACAGCGTGCTGGCCGAGCCGATCGAGGACTGCCTGCTGACAGCGCCGGACGGGAAGCCGTGCGTGGAGGCGAAGACCCCACTCGACCTGGAGTCCGAGCTGGGTTTGCCGGCCGGGCACATCTTCCACCGCGACCTGGCGTGGCCGTTCGCGACGGACCCGGCCCAGGAGGGCAAGTGGGGAGTGGAGACACCCCACGAGCGCGTGCTGCTGTGCGGCGCGGGAGCGGTGCGAGGAGGTGGTGTCAGCGGCATCCCCGGCCACAACGCGGCGATGGCGGTGCTGGGTGTGGACGCCGGCTGA
- a CDS encoding serine protein kinase RIO, translating to MRQHDSDDFDLFDARPAHRSTRFEDPRPARRGRFDEETRERPNRRARYDDEPEPARRGRLTEGERVRLAKLRDDAYTETQLPDGADRWSTWDDAEHGPLPRPDWVVTELAAVDTDLGVLKTGKEADVHLLRRGLPGTPGTLLAAKRYRSDEHKLFHRDAGYLEGRRMRRSREMRAIEHRSAFGRNLIAEQWTVAEFAALSRLWTLGAPVPYPVQRNGTELLLEFLGEDDGTAAPRLAQVRPEPDELTDLWFQATAALELLASEGLAHGDLSAYNLLVHRGRLVVIDLPQVVDVVANPAGVEFLARDVRNLAGWFHGRGLGEHVTKTDDLLAELFSAAGLG from the coding sequence GTGCGCCAGCACGATTCCGATGACTTCGATCTTTTCGACGCGCGCCCTGCACACCGGAGCACGCGCTTCGAAGACCCGCGTCCCGCTCGCCGCGGACGGTTCGACGAGGAAACCCGCGAACGGCCGAACCGCCGCGCGCGGTACGACGACGAACCCGAACCGGCCCGCCGCGGCCGGCTCACCGAAGGCGAACGCGTCCGGCTCGCCAAGCTCCGCGACGACGCCTACACCGAAACCCAGCTGCCGGACGGCGCCGACCGCTGGTCCACCTGGGACGACGCCGAACACGGCCCGCTCCCCCGGCCCGACTGGGTCGTCACCGAGCTCGCCGCCGTCGACACCGACCTCGGCGTCCTCAAGACCGGAAAGGAGGCCGACGTCCACCTGCTGCGGCGCGGCCTGCCCGGCACCCCCGGCACGCTGCTCGCCGCGAAGCGCTACCGCAGCGACGAACACAAGCTGTTCCACCGCGACGCGGGCTACCTCGAAGGACGGCGGATGCGCCGCTCCCGCGAGATGCGCGCGATCGAGCACCGCAGCGCGTTCGGCCGCAACCTGATCGCCGAACAGTGGACCGTCGCGGAGTTCGCCGCGTTGAGTCGCTTGTGGACGCTCGGCGCGCCGGTGCCGTACCCGGTGCAGCGCAACGGCACCGAGCTGCTCCTCGAGTTCCTCGGCGAGGACGACGGGACGGCCGCGCCGCGGCTGGCCCAGGTGCGCCCGGAGCCGGACGAGCTGACCGACCTGTGGTTCCAGGCCACCGCGGCGCTGGAGCTGCTCGCTTCGGAAGGCCTCGCGCACGGCGACCTCTCGGCGTACAACCTGCTGGTGCACCGGGGCCGGCTGGTGGTGATCGACCTGCCGCAGGTGGTCGACGTCGTCGCCAACCCCGCCGGCGTCGAGTTCCTCGCGCGGGACGTGCGCAACCTCGCCGGCTGGTTCCACGGCCGCGGCCTCGGCGAGCACGTGACGAAGACCGACGACCTGCTGGCGGAGCTCTTTTCCGCCGCCGGGCTCGGGTGA